A single region of the Nicotiana sylvestris chromosome 6, ASM39365v2, whole genome shotgun sequence genome encodes:
- the LOC104242659 gene encoding uncharacterized protein, with protein MDIEDQGAIGALDGTLVHTVIPANQQIIYRGRGKGKCYQNVLAICDFNMVFTYVYAEWKGVAHDARVLIEITSNPDNGFPFPPYRDYHRRRAINKEEKFNHAHAQLRNVIERAYGVLKARFSILDKMAPYSTDVQRDVVIAYFAVHNFIRKERLNDDLFNQYDSPQVIFEEEGEHEQVLDETNGPSWTTENSQFINNMHEELALQLMQGRGNA; from the exons ATGGACATTGAGGATCAA GGAGCAATAGGCGCACTCGATGGGACATTAGTACATACAGTTATTCCAGCTAATCAACAAATTATTTATAGAGGAAGAGGAAAGGGTAAATGTTATCAGAATGTTTTAGCTATATGTGATTTTAACATGGTCTTCACTTATGTTTATGCTGAATGGAAAGGGGTAGCACATGATGCACGTGTTCTAATAGAGATAACATCTAATCCAGATAATGGCTTTCCATTTCCTCCTTATA GAGATTATCATCGTAGACGAGCCATAAATAAGGAGGAAAAGTTTAACCATGCTCATGCACAACTCAGAAATGTTATTGAACGTGCTTATGGAGTTTTAAAAGCAAGATTCTCAATATTGGACAAGATGGCTCCATATTCTACTGATGTCCAAAGAGATGTTGTTATTGCATATTTTGCAGTTCATAATTTTATCAGAAAAGAGCGACTAAATGATGACTTGTTTAATCAATATGATTCACCTCAAGTAATATTTGAGGAAGAAGGAGAACACGAACAAGTATTGGATGAAACAAATGGACCTAGCTGGACAACTGAAAATTCGCAATTTATCAACAATATGCATGAAGAACTTGCACTTCAGCTAATGCAAGGAAGAGGAAATGCTTGa
- the LOC104242655 gene encoding laccase-2-like, with the protein MSASIFSPRSILLTIFCFTCSIFLFPEFVTAGVTRHYKFDIRLKNVTRLCQTKTIVTVNGKFPGPRVVAREGDRVVVKVINHVSNNVSFHWHGIRQIQSGWADGPAYITQCPIQTGQSYVYNFTITGQRGTLWWHAHISWMRATLYGPLIIYPKHNTSYPFAKPHKEVPIIFGEWWNANTEAVINQSLVTGAGPNVSDSYTINGLPGPLYNCSAKDTFKLKVKPGKTYMLRIINAALNDDLFFSIANHSMTVVEADAVYVKPFETDIILIAPGQTTNVLLKTHPNPQQTTFLMAARPYFTGQGTFDNSTIAGILMYDNLSASISSSSNTSIKNLPIPTLPPINSTSFVANFSNKFRSLANTQFPANVPQKVDKQFFFTVGLGSNPCPKNQTCQGPNNSSKFSASVNNVSMILPTTALLQSYFFKKSNGVYTSNFPSVPLVPFNYTGTPPNNTHVSNGTKVVVLPFNTSVELVMQDTSILGAESHPLHLHGYNFYVVGQGFGNFDPKKDPANYNLVDPVERNTIGVPSGGWVAIHFLADNPGVWFMHCHFEVHLSWGLRMAWLVLDGELPNQKLPPPPADLPKC; encoded by the exons ATGAGCGCTTCTATTTTTTCACCACGATCAATTTTACTTACTATTTTCTGCTTCACGTGTAGCATTTTTCTATTTCCAGAGTTTGTCACTGCTGGTGTTACAAGGCATTACAAGTTTGAT ATAAGATTGAAAAATGTGACTAGGCTATGCCAAACAAAGACAATTGTGACTGTGAATGGGAAATTCCCAGGGCCTCGTGTTGTTGCTAGGGAAGGTGATCGTGTCGTGGTTAAAGTTATTAATCACGTCTCCAACAATGTTAGCTTCCATTG GCATGGAATTCGACAAATCCAAAGTGGCTGGGCAGACGGACCAGCATATATCACCCAATGCCCGATACAAACTGGCCAAAGTTATGTCTACAACTTCACTATTACTGGCCAAAGAGGAACTCTATGGTGGCATGCTCATATTTCATGGATGAGAGCTACACTCTATGGACCTCTTATCATTTATCCCAAGCATAATACTTCTTATCCATTTGCCAAACCCCACAAAGAAGTTCCCATCATTTTTG GTGAGTGGTGGAATGCTAATACCGAGGCCGTGATTAATCAATCACTTGTAACTGGAGCTGGACCTAATGTCTCTGATTCATACACTATTAATGGTCTTCCTGGACCATTATACAATTGTTCTGCAAAGG ATACATTTAAGCTAAAGGTAAAGCCTGGGAAGACATATATGCTTCGTATAATCAATGCTGCACTCAATGACGACCTTTTCTTCAGTATAGCAAATCATTCAATGACAGTCGTGGAAGCCGATGCAGTTTATGTCAAACCTTTTGAAACAGATATCATTCTCATTGCACCTGGACAAACTACAAATGTCCTTCTTAAAACACATCCTAATCCCCAACAAACGACTTTTTTGATGGCAGCCAGACCATATTTCACTGGCCAAGGCACATTTGATAATTCCACAATTGCTGGAATTCTTATGTATGATAATTTATCTGCAAGTATTAGTTCATCATCTAACACTTCAATTAAAAATCTTCCAATCCCAACTCTTCCACCAATTAATTCCACTTCATTTGTAGCCAATTTTAGTAATAAGTTTCGATCTTTGGCTAATACTCAATTCCCTGCTAACGTGCCACAGAAAGTTGACAAACAATTTTTCTTTACAGTAGGCCTTGGAAGTAACCCGTGCCCAAAAAACCAAACTTGTCAAGGTCCAAATAATTCCTCAAAATTTTCTGCTTCTGTTAATAACGTTTCTATGATTCTGCCAACCACAGCACTACTTCAATCCTACTTCTTCAAAAAATCCAATGGCGTATACACTAGTAATTTTCCAAGTGTCCCTCTTGTGCCCTTCAATTACACTGGAACTCCTCCAAATAATACTCATGTTTCTAATGGCACAAAAGTTGTGGTGCTTCCGTTCAATACTTCAGTGGAATTGGTAATGCAGGACACTAGCATTTTAGGAGCTGAAAGTCATCCTCTTCATCTTCATGGCTATAATTTCTATGTGGTTGGTcaaggttttggtaattttgatcCTAAAAAAGACCCTGCTAATTATAATCTTGTTGATCCGGTTGAAAGAAACACCATTGGCGTTCCATCTGGTGGATGGGTAGCCATTCATTTTCTTGCTGACAATCCAG GAGTATGGTTTATGCACTGTCACTTTGAGGTGCATCTGAGTTGGGGTTTGAGGATGGCTTGGCTGGTGTTAGATGGAGAGCTTCCAAACCAAAAGTTGCCACCGCCGCCGGCTGATCTTCCCAAGTGTTAG